A portion of the Camelus ferus isolate YT-003-E chromosome 16, BCGSAC_Cfer_1.0, whole genome shotgun sequence genome contains these proteins:
- the DHX58 gene encoding probable ATP-dependent RNA helicase DHX58 isoform X1 has translation MELRSYQWEVIMPALEGKNIIIWLPTGAGKTRAAAYVAKRHLETVDGAKVVVLVNRVHLVSQHCEEFRRMLDQRWTITTLSGDMGLRAGFGHLARSHDLLICTAELLQQALTSPEEEEHVELDAFSLLVVDECHHTHKDSVYNIILNRYLEHKLQRTRPLPQVLGLTASPGTGGASTLDGAIHHVLQLCANLDTWRIMSPQHYRPQLQEHSCQPCKQYDLCHRRTQDPFGDMLKELMGHIHDHLEMPELRRDFGTQTYEQQVVEKSQTAAEAGLQEQRVYMLHLRRYNDALLIHDTVRAVDALATLRDFYDRERATKTQILHAERWLLALFDDHKNQLTRLAVRGPENPKLEALEQILQKQFRSPDSPRGIIFTRTRQSAHSLLLWLQQQPGLQTVDIRAQLLIGAGNNSQSTQMTQMTQRDQLDVIHKFRTGTLNLLVATSVAEEGLDIPRCNVVVRYGLLTNEISMVQARGRARASQSVYSFVAAQGSRELRRELTNEALETLMERAVAAIQEMDQAEYEAKIRDLQRAALVKRAAQAVQRESRRRKFLAEHVQLLCINCMVVVGYGSDLRKVEGAHHVNVNPNFSIYYNISQKPVVINRVFKDWRPGGTISCRNCGENWGLQMIYKSVKLPVLKVRSMLLETPQGRVQVKKWSLVPFSVPEFDYVQHCAKKLGDLSLD, from the exons ATGGAGTTGCGATCCTACCAGTGGGAGGTGATCATGCCTGCCCTGGAGGGCAAGAATATCATCATATGGCTGCCCACGGGTGCTGGGAAGACCAGGGCAGCTGCTTATGTGGCCAAGAGGCATCTAGAGACTGTGGATGGAGCCAAGGTGGTTGTACTCGTCAACAGG GTGCATCTGGTGAGCCAGCACTGTGAGGAGTTCAGACGCATGCTGGACCAACGTTGGACCATTACGACCCTGAGCGGGGATATGGGGCTACGAGCCGGCTTTGGCCACCTGGCCCGGAGCCATGACCTGCTCATCTGCACAGCTGAGCTGCTGCAGCAGGCACTGAccagcccagaggaggaggagcatgTGGAGCTGGACG ccttctctctgctcGTGGTAGATGAGTGTCACCACACGCACAAAGACTCCGTCTACAACATCATCCTGAACCGGTATCTGGAGCATAAACTCCAGAGGACACGGCCCCTGCCACAGGTGCTGGGCCTCACAGCCTCCCCAGGCACTGGCGGGGCCTCCACGCTTGATGGGGCCATTCACCACGTTCTGCAG CTTTGTGCCAACCTGGACACATGGCGCATCATGTCACCCCAGCACTACCGCCCCCAGCTGCAGGAGCACAGCTGCCAGCCCTGCAAACAGTACGACCTCTGCCACAGGCGCACCCAG GACCCATTTGGGGACATGCTGAAGGAGCTCATGGGCCATATCCACGACCATCTGGAGATGCCTGAGTTGAGACGAGACTTCGGGACTCAGACGTACGAGCAGCAAGTGGTGGAGAAGAGCCAGACTG CGGCTGAGGCGGGACTCCAGGAGCAGCGAGTATACATGCTTCACCTGCGTCGCTATAACGACGCGCTGCTCATCCACGACACAGTCCGCGCGGTGGATGCACTGGCCACGCTGCGAGATTTCTACGACAGGGAGCGCGCCACTAAGACCCAGATCCTGCATGCCGAGCGCTGGCTGCTGGCGCTGTTTGATG ACCACAAGAATCAGCTGACCCGCCTGGCAGTTCGTGGCCCAGAAAACCCGAAACTGGAGGCGCTGGAACAGATCCTGCAGAAGCAATTCAGGAGCCCTGACAGCCCTCGGGGCATCATCTTCACCCGAACCCGCCAGAGCGctcactccctcctgctctggCTCCAGCAGCAGCCGGGCCTGCAGACAGTGGACATCAGGGCCCAGCTGTTGATTGGGGCTGGGAACAACAGCCAGAGCACTCAGATGACCCAGATGACCCAG AGGGACCAGCTGGACGTGATCCACAAGTTTCGGACTGGTACCCTGAACCTTCTGGTGGCCACAAGTGTGGCAGAGGAGGGACTGGACATCCCCCGGTGCAATGTGGTGGTGCGCTATGGGCTCCTGACCAATGAGATCTCCATGGTCCAG gCAAGGGGCCGTGCCCGGGCCAGCCAAAGTGTATACTCATTTGTGGCAGCCCAAGGCAGTCGGGAGCTGCGGCGGGAGCTGACCAACGAGGCGCTGGAGACTCTGATGGAACGGGCAGTGGCTGCCATTCAGGAGATGGACCAGGCCGAGTACGAGGCCAAG ATCCGGGATCTGCAGCGGGCAGCCTTGGTCAAGCGGGCAGCCCAGGCAGTCCAGCGGGAGAGTCGGCGGCGGAAGTTCCTGGCGGAGCACGTGCAGCTCCTCTGCATCAACTGCATGGTGGTCGTGGGCTATGGGAGTGACCTGCGAAAAGTGGAGGGTGCCCACCATGTCAACGTGAACCCCAACTTCTC GATCTACTACAACATCTCCCAGAAGCCTGTGGTCATCAACAGAGTTTTCAAAGACTGGAGGCCTGGGGGTACCATTAGCTGCAGGAACTGTGGGGAG AACTGGGGTCTGCAGATGATCTACAAGTCAGTGAAGCTGCCAGTCCTCAAAGTCCGTAGCATGCTGCTGGAGACACCACAAGGGCGGGTCCAGGTCAAGAAATGGTCCCTTGTGCCCTTCTCCGTGCCTGAATTCGACTACGTGCAGCACTGTGCAAAGAAGCTGGGGGACCTCTCCCTGGACTGA
- the DHX58 gene encoding probable ATP-dependent RNA helicase DHX58 isoform X2: MELRSYQWEVIMPALEGKNIIIWLPTGAGKTRAAAYVAKRHLETVDGAKVVVLVNRVHLVSQHCEEFRRMLDQRWTITTLSGDMGLRAGFGHLARSHDLLICTAELLQQALTSPEEEEHVELDAFSLLVVDECHHTHKDSVYNIILNRYLEHKLQRTRPLPQVLGLTASPGTGGASTLDGAIHHVLQDPFGDMLKELMGHIHDHLEMPELRRDFGTQTYEQQVVEKSQTAAEAGLQEQRVYMLHLRRYNDALLIHDTVRAVDALATLRDFYDRERATKTQILHAERWLLALFDDHKNQLTRLAVRGPENPKLEALEQILQKQFRSPDSPRGIIFTRTRQSAHSLLLWLQQQPGLQTVDIRAQLLIGAGNNSQSTQMTQMTQRDQLDVIHKFRTGTLNLLVATSVAEEGLDIPRCNVVVRYGLLTNEISMVQARGRARASQSVYSFVAAQGSRELRRELTNEALETLMERAVAAIQEMDQAEYEAKIRDLQRAALVKRAAQAVQRESRRRKFLAEHVQLLCINCMVVVGYGSDLRKVEGAHHVNVNPNFSIYYNISQKPVVINRVFKDWRPGGTISCRNCGENWGLQMIYKSVKLPVLKVRSMLLETPQGRVQVKKWSLVPFSVPEFDYVQHCAKKLGDLSLD, from the exons ATGGAGTTGCGATCCTACCAGTGGGAGGTGATCATGCCTGCCCTGGAGGGCAAGAATATCATCATATGGCTGCCCACGGGTGCTGGGAAGACCAGGGCAGCTGCTTATGTGGCCAAGAGGCATCTAGAGACTGTGGATGGAGCCAAGGTGGTTGTACTCGTCAACAGG GTGCATCTGGTGAGCCAGCACTGTGAGGAGTTCAGACGCATGCTGGACCAACGTTGGACCATTACGACCCTGAGCGGGGATATGGGGCTACGAGCCGGCTTTGGCCACCTGGCCCGGAGCCATGACCTGCTCATCTGCACAGCTGAGCTGCTGCAGCAGGCACTGAccagcccagaggaggaggagcatgTGGAGCTGGACG ccttctctctgctcGTGGTAGATGAGTGTCACCACACGCACAAAGACTCCGTCTACAACATCATCCTGAACCGGTATCTGGAGCATAAACTCCAGAGGACACGGCCCCTGCCACAGGTGCTGGGCCTCACAGCCTCCCCAGGCACTGGCGGGGCCTCCACGCTTGATGGGGCCATTCACCACGTTCTGCAG GACCCATTTGGGGACATGCTGAAGGAGCTCATGGGCCATATCCACGACCATCTGGAGATGCCTGAGTTGAGACGAGACTTCGGGACTCAGACGTACGAGCAGCAAGTGGTGGAGAAGAGCCAGACTG CGGCTGAGGCGGGACTCCAGGAGCAGCGAGTATACATGCTTCACCTGCGTCGCTATAACGACGCGCTGCTCATCCACGACACAGTCCGCGCGGTGGATGCACTGGCCACGCTGCGAGATTTCTACGACAGGGAGCGCGCCACTAAGACCCAGATCCTGCATGCCGAGCGCTGGCTGCTGGCGCTGTTTGATG ACCACAAGAATCAGCTGACCCGCCTGGCAGTTCGTGGCCCAGAAAACCCGAAACTGGAGGCGCTGGAACAGATCCTGCAGAAGCAATTCAGGAGCCCTGACAGCCCTCGGGGCATCATCTTCACCCGAACCCGCCAGAGCGctcactccctcctgctctggCTCCAGCAGCAGCCGGGCCTGCAGACAGTGGACATCAGGGCCCAGCTGTTGATTGGGGCTGGGAACAACAGCCAGAGCACTCAGATGACCCAGATGACCCAG AGGGACCAGCTGGACGTGATCCACAAGTTTCGGACTGGTACCCTGAACCTTCTGGTGGCCACAAGTGTGGCAGAGGAGGGACTGGACATCCCCCGGTGCAATGTGGTGGTGCGCTATGGGCTCCTGACCAATGAGATCTCCATGGTCCAG gCAAGGGGCCGTGCCCGGGCCAGCCAAAGTGTATACTCATTTGTGGCAGCCCAAGGCAGTCGGGAGCTGCGGCGGGAGCTGACCAACGAGGCGCTGGAGACTCTGATGGAACGGGCAGTGGCTGCCATTCAGGAGATGGACCAGGCCGAGTACGAGGCCAAG ATCCGGGATCTGCAGCGGGCAGCCTTGGTCAAGCGGGCAGCCCAGGCAGTCCAGCGGGAGAGTCGGCGGCGGAAGTTCCTGGCGGAGCACGTGCAGCTCCTCTGCATCAACTGCATGGTGGTCGTGGGCTATGGGAGTGACCTGCGAAAAGTGGAGGGTGCCCACCATGTCAACGTGAACCCCAACTTCTC GATCTACTACAACATCTCCCAGAAGCCTGTGGTCATCAACAGAGTTTTCAAAGACTGGAGGCCTGGGGGTACCATTAGCTGCAGGAACTGTGGGGAG AACTGGGGTCTGCAGATGATCTACAAGTCAGTGAAGCTGCCAGTCCTCAAAGTCCGTAGCATGCTGCTGGAGACACCACAAGGGCGGGTCCAGGTCAAGAAATGGTCCCTTGTGCCCTTCTCCGTGCCTGAATTCGACTACGTGCAGCACTGTGCAAAGAAGCTGGGGGACCTCTCCCTGGACTGA